In Candidatus Defluviibacterium haderslevense, the following are encoded in one genomic region:
- a CDS encoding alpha/beta hydrolase, translated as MEYTIVEEGKFKYIESEGTGPVLMLLHGLLGALSNFKGIIEAFKDDYKVVVPILPIYEMPLFQVSVTGLVDYVAEFVKYKNYNAVNVLGNSLGGHIGLLYTLAHQEKVSSLILTGSSGLFESGMGNTFPKRGDYEFIKKKAEDTFYDPAIATKELIDELYNVVNDRNKAIRIVATAKSAIRHNLGDKLHLIKIPVLLIWGKEDSVTPPFVGEKFEELLPDAKLYLIDKCGHAPMMEKPDEFNEILKSFLEKNT; from the coding sequence ATGGAATATACAATCGTTGAAGAAGGAAAATTTAAATATATTGAGTCAGAAGGAACTGGACCGGTTTTAATGTTGCTACATGGACTTTTAGGAGCACTTAGTAATTTCAAAGGTATTATTGAAGCTTTTAAAGATGATTATAAGGTAGTTGTTCCTATTCTACCTATATATGAAATGCCTTTATTCCAAGTTTCTGTAACGGGACTTGTAGATTATGTTGCTGAGTTTGTTAAGTATAAGAATTATAATGCAGTTAATGTATTAGGAAATTCATTAGGTGGACATATTGGTTTATTGTACACATTAGCGCACCAAGAGAAGGTGTCAAGTTTAATTTTAACTGGCAGTTCGGGATTATTTGAGAGTGGAATGGGTAATACTTTTCCAAAACGTGGGGACTATGAATTTATTAAAAAGAAAGCTGAAGATACATTTTATGATCCAGCTATTGCAACCAAAGAATTGATAGATGAATTGTATAATGTTGTAAATGACAGAAATAAAGCAATAAGAATTGTTGCAACTGCAAAATCTGCAATTCGGCACAATTTGGGAGATAAATTACATTTAATAAAAATCCCGGTATTGCTTATTTGGGGCAAGGAAGATTCTGTAACACCACCTTTTGTTGGAGAAAAGTTCGAAGAATTGTTACCTGATGCCAAATTATATTTAATTGATAAATGTGGTCATGCTCCTATGATGGAAAAGCCAGATGAGTTCAATGAAATATTAAAATCATTTCTGGAAAAGAATACATAA
- a CDS encoding polysaccharide biosynthesis C-terminal domain-containing protein encodes MSIIKSLVKETAIYGLSYSLSRVINFLLITTYLTHRVFINQDGYFAIYQDIYFYIGLFLGILTLRMETTFFRFVSDEKYEKKIYPLASQMVWSASLIFLIICFLFFDSIKGFLKYPHLEKHIIIGLFIIVLDVIASLPFSKLRFKQQARKYAWIKLASVICNILLILFVFEGISIIQPEFRPSDQLSSDKLYYILLANLCSSLLTIFQLRHELYESFLKVDWTMAGLVLKYSWPLIIVTTSYSIILNGYTSFLKYLLPGTTIDNLSNSDGYAAAVRLAVIMNLFVTAFNYAAEPFFFRHAKNKQAPELYAKVSLYFVITCCFIYLFTCLYIDVFAQLLGPNYRGSIHLVSILLIANIFSGIYTNFSSWYKLTDKTLTASIISLFGLLLNIILYILLIPRFGIDAAAWIACLTYLFITICSYVQGQKKFPIPYPLIRMSLYLISVIVMVFLLKEIYHLLQLSFIFSSCISIICIVFFSIYVYINEIKKVNLIF; translated from the coding sequence TTGTCAATTATAAAGTCCTTAGTTAAGGAAACAGCTATTTATGGGTTGAGTTATTCCTTAAGTCGAGTCATCAATTTTTTATTGATTACAACATACTTAACACATCGCGTTTTTATTAATCAAGATGGTTATTTTGCAATATATCAAGACATATATTTTTATATTGGACTTTTTCTAGGAATATTGACACTTAGAATGGAGACTACCTTTTTTAGGTTTGTTTCTGATGAGAAATATGAAAAAAAGATATATCCTCTTGCTTCTCAAATGGTTTGGTCTGCAAGTTTAATATTTTTAATAATTTGTTTTTTATTTTTTGATTCAATTAAAGGTTTTTTAAAATATCCTCATTTAGAAAAACATATTATTATTGGATTATTTATAATTGTATTAGACGTAATTGCTTCATTACCCTTTTCAAAATTAAGATTTAAGCAACAAGCACGAAAATATGCTTGGATAAAACTTGCATCTGTGATTTGCAATATCCTTTTAATTCTATTCGTTTTCGAAGGAATAAGTATCATTCAACCTGAATTTAGACCGTCTGACCAATTATCATCAGATAAACTATATTATATTTTACTTGCAAATTTATGTTCCAGTCTGCTGACAATATTTCAATTAAGACATGAATTATATGAAAGCTTTTTAAAAGTAGATTGGACTATGGCAGGGTTGGTTTTGAAGTATTCATGGCCTTTGATTATTGTCACTACTTCGTATTCGATTATTTTAAATGGATATACAAGTTTTCTTAAATATTTATTACCTGGGACAACAATTGATAATTTATCGAATAGTGATGGATATGCTGCAGCTGTGCGTTTAGCGGTTATTATGAATTTATTCGTTACTGCTTTTAATTATGCTGCAGAGCCATTTTTTTTTAGACATGCAAAAAACAAACAGGCACCAGAACTCTATGCTAAGGTCTCGTTATATTTTGTGATTACATGTTGTTTTATTTATTTATTTACTTGCTTATATATTGATGTTTTTGCTCAATTATTAGGTCCCAATTATAGGGGATCCATACATTTAGTATCCATATTATTAATCGCAAATATTTTTTCTGGTATATACACCAATTTTTCTTCTTGGTATAAATTAACTGATAAAACATTAACGGCTTCAATAATTAGCCTGTTCGGGTTATTATTAAATATAATTTTATATATCTTATTGATACCCCGTTTTGGTATTGATGCAGCAGCATGGATTGCCTGTTTAACATATTTATTCATTACCATTTGTTCATATGTTCAAGGGCAGAAAAAATTTCCCATTCCTTATCCATTAATTCGTATGAGCCTGTATTTGATCAGTGTAATTGTAATGGTGTTTCTATTAAAAGAAATTTATCATCTACTTCAACTTAGCTTTATTTTTTCTTCTTGTATTTCAATAATATGTATAGTGTTTTTTTCAATTTATGTGTATATCAATGAAATTAAAAAAGTCAATTTGATTTTTTAA
- a CDS encoding D-tyrosyl-tRNA(Tyr) deacylase, which translates to MRVIIQRVDYTEISINNMVHSSIRKGLLLLLGIEEADTQDDIDWLINKILHLRIFSDGDGLMNLSILDVQGDIMVVSQFTLFASTKKGTRPGFIRAAKPDFAKTIYQDFLDNIRSKCKLNIECGVFGMDMQLKLLNNGPVTIIIDTKNKE; encoded by the coding sequence ATGAGGGTTATTATACAGAGAGTGGATTATACTGAAATTAGTATAAATAATATGGTACATTCGTCTATTCGTAAAGGTTTATTATTGCTTTTAGGAATTGAAGAAGCAGATACCCAAGATGATATTGATTGGTTAATTAATAAAATTCTCCACTTGAGAATTTTTTCAGATGGGGACGGTCTTATGAATTTGTCTATTTTAGATGTACAAGGGGACATCATGGTAGTAAGTCAATTTACATTATTTGCATCTACTAAAAAGGGAACAAGACCTGGTTTTATAAGAGCAGCAAAGCCAGATTTTGCAAAAACAATTTATCAAGATTTTTTAGATAATATAAGAAGTAAGTGCAAATTAAATATTGAATGCGGAGTCTTTGGTATGGATATGCAGCTGAAGTTATTAAATAATGGACCAGTAACTATAATTATTGATACAAAAAATAAGGAATAA
- a CDS encoding TM2 domain-containing protein, translating into MKNKWIATLMAVFLGTFGVHRFYLRQTEMGLFFIGIYIWVKFINILGFPFSTLWGWYDAYRYLMMDQNEFDRKYNSKNFRDRYGNRRENAKNDTYKQGRYIILEQDQKNEKERSGSVFEKYRQRKEIETFKQAGIKHFNNYELKEAIESFQKAILKEPKDNSCHFYLACAYSLSENVKKSFEHLNQAIINGFKDWNKILTHESLAFIRVLPEFELFKQNQYKLTNEIIEKLDLRENRILEDLKLERENLLQNPKNAYGSYFQQIVNNEFK; encoded by the coding sequence ATGAAAAATAAATGGATTGCCACTTTGATGGCTGTTTTTTTAGGTACTTTTGGAGTACATAGATTCTATTTAAGACAAACCGAAATGGGTTTATTTTTTATAGGTATTTATATTTGGGTAAAATTTATTAATATTTTAGGCTTCCCCTTTTCAACGCTTTGGGGATGGTATGATGCATATCGTTATTTAATGATGGATCAAAATGAATTTGATAGAAAATATAATAGTAAAAATTTTAGAGACAGATATGGAAATAGAAGGGAAAACGCTAAAAATGATACGTATAAACAAGGTCGATATATTATCTTAGAACAAGATCAAAAAAATGAAAAAGAACGTTCAGGATCAGTTTTTGAAAAATATAGGCAGCGTAAAGAAATAGAAACATTTAAGCAAGCAGGAATAAAACATTTTAATAATTATGAACTGAAGGAAGCTATTGAGTCATTTCAGAAGGCTATATTAAAAGAGCCTAAAGATAATTCTTGTCATTTCTATTTGGCTTGCGCATATTCATTAAGTGAAAACGTAAAAAAATCATTTGAGCATTTGAATCAAGCTATAATTAATGGTTTTAAAGATTGGAATAAAATATTAACTCACGAGTCTTTAGCCTTTATAAGAGTTCTACCGGAATTTGAGTTATTTAAACAAAATCAATATAAATTAACAAATGAAATAATTGAAAAATTGGATCTTCGTGAGAATAGAATTCTTGAAGATTTAAAATTAGAGAGAGAAAACTTATTGCAAAATCCTAAAAACGCATATGGTTCCTATTTTCAACAAATAGTAAATAATGAATTCAAATGA
- a CDS encoding nucleotide pyrophosphohydrolase, translated as MNDLQLEVDTWIKTYGIRYFSELTNLGILMEEVGELSRYMTRIYGDQSFKINENEENAKANIAEELADILFVTLCLSNQMNIDIEKVFKSKMELRTIRDKERHLNNPKLNC; from the coding sequence ATGAATGATTTACAATTAGAAGTAGATACTTGGATTAAAACTTATGGAATTAGGTACTTTAGTGAGTTAACCAATTTGGGAATTTTAATGGAAGAAGTTGGAGAATTATCCCGATATATGACAAGAATTTATGGAGACCAATCTTTTAAAATTAATGAAAATGAGGAAAACGCAAAAGCTAATATAGCTGAAGAACTTGCAGATATTTTATTTGTAACTTTATGTCTATCCAATCAAATGAATATTGATATAGAAAAAGTTTTTAAAAGTAAAATGGAATTAAGAACAATCAGGGATAAAGAGAGACATTTGAATAATCCAAAATTAAATTGCTAG
- a CDS encoding SpoIIE family protein phosphatase — protein sequence MENELSLKQLQITSLLNITQAINENLPQEDLLSMYKNFLTWELSIEKIALFIREDNGWSLVVSSNLNATKNLLELPKEFIKFSRLHTVKKEDHPILQDFEFIIPVYHKKDPIAYSLINGVKRGDDIFNNIQFITSITNIIAVALENKRLVRKQITQEKELEFATEVTKMLIPEEMPSGKQYQLANVYRPHFKVGGDYIDFIKFSEEKICFCIADVSGKGIGAAMIMANFQALLQNLGQQYRDLETLVIALNETVLRITKGEKYLTFFIAVADIKQKKLYYVNAGHIPPILIKNNQCYELKATCTIIGHFENLPEINEGVVDLDSDTILVAFTDGLVDIKNHLAENYTTEMLQELILQNKKKSVQELSSLVMETLMDYKGNEEVPDDIAILSFKFISDEK from the coding sequence ATGGAAAATGAATTAAGTCTAAAACAACTTCAGATTACGTCTCTGTTGAATATTACTCAAGCAATAAATGAGAATCTTCCTCAAGAAGATTTACTTAGTATGTATAAAAATTTTCTTACTTGGGAATTAAGTATTGAAAAAATAGCACTTTTTATAAGAGAAGATAACGGTTGGTCATTAGTAGTTTCATCAAATCTCAATGCAACAAAAAATTTATTAGAACTTCCAAAAGAATTTATTAAGTTTTCAAGATTACATACCGTAAAAAAGGAAGACCACCCTATTTTACAAGATTTCGAATTTATAATTCCAGTTTATCATAAAAAGGACCCAATTGCATACTCTTTAATTAATGGAGTAAAAAGAGGAGATGATATTTTTAACAACATACAATTTATAACTTCAATAACAAATATCATTGCTGTAGCATTAGAAAATAAAAGATTAGTAAGAAAACAAATAACACAAGAAAAGGAGTTGGAATTTGCAACCGAAGTAACAAAAATGTTGATTCCTGAAGAAATGCCTTCAGGAAAACAATATCAATTAGCTAACGTATACAGGCCTCACTTTAAGGTTGGTGGAGATTATATTGATTTTATAAAGTTTTCAGAAGAAAAAATATGTTTTTGTATTGCAGATGTTTCGGGAAAAGGGATTGGGGCAGCAATGATTATGGCAAATTTTCAAGCGCTTTTACAAAATTTGGGCCAACAATATAGAGATTTGGAGACTTTAGTTATCGCATTAAATGAAACGGTTTTAAGAATTACTAAAGGTGAGAAATATTTAACTTTTTTTATTGCTGTAGCCGATATTAAACAAAAAAAATTATATTATGTAAATGCAGGGCACATACCTCCGATTCTTATAAAAAACAATCAATGTTATGAACTTAAAGCCACGTGTACAATAATTGGTCATTTTGAAAATTTACCGGAAATAAATGAAGGTGTAGTAGATTTGGATTCTGATACTATTTTGGTTGCATTTACAGATGGTTTGGTCGATATTAAAAACCACTTAGCCGAAAATTATACAACAGAAATGTTGCAAGAATTAATTTTGCAAAATAAGAAAAAGTCAGTTCAAGAATTGTCTTCTTTGGTCATGGAGACTTTGATGGATTATAAAGGAAACGAAGAAGTTCCGGATGATATAGCCATTTTAAGTTTTAAATTTATTTCAGATGAAAAATAA
- a CDS encoding ABC transporter permease: protein MNPGFVSCFEWNTNINVSKQSLISIMFYGDQSIQKPQINNNKDNTNCIRYYLGTDRYGRDVYSRLIIGIRYTLIVGSIAVLFSLIIGIILGLLAGYFGGKTDQLISLIISLFWSLPTILLAFVILMAFGRNMISIFISIGLTMWGDVARLVRGLVLHYKEQHFVQACKAMGFSHFRVMVFHILPNISGPIWIQASSNFALAILLESGLSFLGMGLQPPIPTLGNILQEQYSLAFSGKIIQAIIPSIVVVLLILSFQIITNHFRDRTDIKLKSN, encoded by the coding sequence ATGAATCCTGGTTTTGTTTCATGTTTTGAATGGAATACCAATATAAATGTTTCAAAGCAATCGCTAATCTCAATCATGTTTTATGGAGATCAATCGATACAAAAACCACAAATTAATAATAATAAAGATAACACGAATTGTATTAGATATTATTTAGGAACAGATAGGTATGGCAGAGATGTATATAGTAGATTAATAATTGGTATTAGATATACATTAATAGTTGGTTCAATCGCTGTTTTATTTTCCTTAATTATTGGAATAATTTTAGGTTTGCTTGCAGGATATTTTGGTGGAAAGACGGATCAACTCATTTCATTAATAATAAGTTTATTTTGGTCATTACCAACTATTTTATTAGCTTTTGTTATTTTAATGGCTTTTGGTAGAAATATGATTTCTATCTTTATTTCTATAGGCTTGACTATGTGGGGCGATGTAGCCCGATTAGTAAGAGGTTTGGTTTTACATTATAAGGAACAGCATTTTGTTCAAGCTTGTAAAGCAATGGGTTTTTCACATTTTAGGGTAATGGTTTTTCATATTTTACCTAATATATCTGGACCCATCTGGATACAAGCTTCTTCAAATTTTGCTTTAGCTATTCTTTTAGAATCAGGTCTGTCTTTTTTGGGTATGGGTTTGCAGCCACCTATTCCAACACTAGGTAACATTTTACAGGAGCAATATAGTTTGGCTTTTAGTGGTAAGATTATTCAAGCTATAATACCATCAATTGTAGTAGTTTTGCTAATATTGTCTTTTCAGATAATAACTAACCATTTTAGGGATAGAACAGATATAAAATTAAAGAGTAATTAG
- a CDS encoding COX15/CtaA family protein, giving the protein MRNILGLMKFKSVKIWLFVGLIMILFQILLGGITRLTGSGLSITKWDIVTGILFPVSDESWNYHFELYKKTPQYSKINTGMSLDDFKFIFFWEYLHRLWARIMGLVFVIPLIYFLFKNKIDKTLGIKLSITFLLALFVASLGWIMVASGFVNRPWVSAYKLSFHLVAATILLGYLFWTYLNYCYIKVVNNKINLFYLIISCIIFIQLFFGGIMSGMKAGLVAPTWPRINSLLVPMEVKAIFTYDKEMILNYDESSTLPIVIQFIHRSCAYFILGFVICLNIFYNKNRNYFKANLGYLSLVLVQVILGVMTLINCVGEIPLFYGVMHQMFGILLFCYSLYILYFSKNRWLA; this is encoded by the coding sequence TTGAGAAATATTTTAGGGCTCATGAAGTTTAAATCTGTAAAAATTTGGTTATTCGTTGGTTTAATAATGATTCTTTTTCAAATTTTGCTAGGTGGAATCACAAGATTAACTGGTAGTGGTTTATCAATTACAAAGTGGGACATAGTTACTGGTATTTTATTTCCAGTTTCTGATGAGTCTTGGAATTATCATTTTGAATTATATAAAAAGACACCTCAGTATAGCAAAATTAATACTGGAATGAGTTTGGATGATTTTAAATTTATTTTTTTTTGGGAATATTTACATCGTTTATGGGCAAGAATTATGGGTTTAGTTTTTGTAATACCTTTAATTTATTTTTTATTTAAAAATAAAATAGATAAGACCTTAGGGATTAAATTAAGTATTACTTTTCTCTTGGCATTATTTGTTGCTTCTTTAGGTTGGATAATGGTGGCAAGCGGTTTTGTCAATAGACCATGGGTTAGTGCATATAAATTGAGTTTTCATCTAGTTGCCGCAACGATTTTACTGGGTTACCTTTTTTGGACTTATTTAAATTATTGTTATATAAAAGTTGTTAATAATAAGATCAATTTGTTTTATTTAATCATTTCTTGTATCATATTTATTCAATTGTTTTTTGGAGGTATAATGAGTGGTATGAAAGCTGGGTTAGTTGCTCCAACTTGGCCCAGGATTAATTCATTATTAGTTCCAATGGAAGTAAAAGCTATATTTACTTATGATAAAGAAATGATACTCAATTATGATGAAAGTTCTACCTTACCTATAGTTATTCAATTTATTCATAGAAGTTGCGCTTATTTTATTTTGGGTTTTGTCATTTGTTTAAACATTTTTTATAATAAGAATAGAAATTACTTTAAGGCTAATTTAGGATATTTAAGCTTGGTTCTAGTGCAGGTTATTTTAGGTGTTATGACATTAATTAATTGTGTTGGTGAAATCCCTTTGTTTTATGGTGTTATGCATCAAATGTTTGGGATTTTGTTATTTTGTTATAGTTTGTATATATTGTATTTCTCTAAAAATAGATGGTTAGCTTAA
- a CDS encoding DUF1905 domain-containing protein produces the protein MRFTLKKFGKQGEKTGWTYIEFSEVFIQSLNPGIRKTFRVKGKIDAYEFNGLNLLPMGSGIFIMPINQTVRRRIKKKESDTVEIEINLDLTSFELDKDFIEYLETEKIAFKFFNTLTRSHQNYFSKWISSAKSPITKANRISETIIALSKKQNYSEMIRSKKQAN, from the coding sequence ATGCGGTTTACTCTAAAGAAATTTGGAAAACAAGGTGAAAAAACTGGATGGACTTACATTGAATTTTCTGAAGTATTCATTCAAAGCCTAAATCCGGGAATAAGAAAAACATTTCGAGTTAAGGGTAAAATTGATGCTTATGAATTTAATGGTCTGAATTTACTTCCAATGGGAAGTGGTATATTTATAATGCCAATAAATCAAACGGTCCGTAGAAGGATAAAAAAGAAAGAAAGCGATACTGTTGAAATTGAAATTAATTTGGATTTGACAAGTTTTGAATTAGATAAAGACTTTATAGAGTATTTGGAAACAGAAAAAATTGCTTTTAAATTTTTTAATACGTTAACCAGATCTCACCAAAATTACTTTTCAAAATGGATTTCTTCTGCTAAAAGCCCAATAACTAAAGCTAATCGGATAAGTGAAACAATTATTGCATTATCAAAAAAGCAGAATTATTCCGAAATGATACGGTCAAAGAAACAAGCTAATTAG
- a CDS encoding RNA polymerase sigma factor, translating to MEMDNIIKGCLRGDRICQKALYDLLSGKMMAVCMRYSKHRMEAEDLLQDGFIKVFLNLDQYKFEGPFEQWVRRIMINNAIKKYHKKSNQFENTGLDSMVEQGDTINAVNDLEYGELVTMVNSLPDGYRLVFNLYAIEGYNHGEISTLLHIEESTSRSQLVKARKSLQEKLLKSQKTRV from the coding sequence ATGGAAATGGATAATATCATAAAGGGCTGTCTTAGGGGAGATCGAATCTGCCAAAAGGCATTATACGATCTACTTTCAGGGAAGATGATGGCAGTCTGTATGAGGTATTCTAAGCACCGAATGGAGGCAGAAGACTTGTTACAAGATGGTTTTATAAAAGTGTTTTTAAATTTAGATCAGTATAAATTTGAAGGGCCTTTTGAACAGTGGGTTCGTAGGATAATGATAAATAATGCCATTAAAAAGTACCATAAAAAAAGTAATCAATTTGAGAATACTGGATTAGATTCAATGGTTGAGCAGGGTGATACGATAAATGCTGTTAACGATTTGGAATATGGTGAATTAGTAACAATGGTTAATTCTTTACCAGATGGATATAGGTTAGTATTTAATTTGTATGCTATTGAAGGGTATAATCATGGAGAAATTTCAACATTATTACATATTGAAGAGAGCACTTCCAGATCCCAATTAGTTAAAGCTAGAAAATCTTTACAAGAAAAATTATTAAAAAGTCAAAAAACTAGAGTATGA